The following proteins are encoded in a genomic region of Arcobacter suis CECT 7833:
- a CDS encoding PepSY-associated TM helix domain-containing protein: protein MHKTIWFKIHWILGITAGIVLFVVGVTGATLSFEKEITRFINQDSFYVTASTEPKLSSKELLEKFQANNPKAKINSISVSTDPEDSVVLNIAGEGEDARRGISKYLNPYTAEVLPDIVGKDFFSLMLRLHRWLAFPQDIREVGKQTVAISTIALIIIVISGLIIYWGRVKRAFFKSFTFTTKHHGRAFLSTMHSAIGMWVIPFYLLAALTGLFWSYQWYSTLLYNIAGVEKTQRNNTPPQAQPTQENQAEGQKPQREGGERTQGQKPQKQDGQMPEGQKPQRQSDNNSSAKFDELQKAVDMFNVFVQRNYYTFTVKLPPKGTLYSFSYLDDKSNHFRESNTLELDINSWQLTKHDRFEDKPLNEQLIRSMLPLHTGEYFGIIGQVGMFLASALMALFTITGFMLYINRHKKKKKKEIKE, encoded by the coding sequence ATGCACAAAACAATATGGTTTAAAATACATTGGATTTTAGGAATAACAGCAGGTATTGTATTATTTGTTGTTGGAGTAACAGGAGCTACATTATCTTTTGAAAAAGAAATTACTAGATTTATTAATCAAGATAGTTTTTATGTAACTGCATCAACTGAACCTAAACTTTCTTCAAAAGAGTTATTAGAAAAGTTTCAAGCAAACAATCCTAAAGCAAAAATAAATAGTATTTCAGTTTCAACTGATCCAGAAGATTCAGTTGTTCTAAATATTGCAGGTGAGGGTGAAGATGCAAGAAGAGGAATAAGTAAATATCTAAATCCTTATACAGCTGAGGTTCTACCTGATATTGTTGGAAAAGATTTCTTTTCATTGATGTTAAGACTTCATAGATGGTTAGCATTTCCACAAGATATAAGAGAAGTTGGAAAACAAACAGTTGCTATATCTACTATTGCGTTAATTATAATAGTAATTAGTGGACTTATTATTTATTGGGGAAGAGTTAAACGAGCATTTTTCAAAAGTTTTACTTTTACTACAAAACATCATGGACGAGCATTTCTTTCAACAATGCATAGTGCAATAGGTATGTGGGTAATTCCATTTTATTTATTAGCTGCTTTAACTGGACTTTTTTGGTCTTATCAATGGTATAGCACTTTACTTTATAATATAGCTGGAGTTGAAAAAACTCAAAGAAATAATACTCCTCCTCAAGCTCAACCAACGCAAGAAAATCAAGCTGAGGGACAAAAACCTCAAAGAGAAGGTGGTGAGAGAACTCAAGGTCAAAAACCACAAAAACAAGATGGACAAATGCCTGAGGGACAAAAGCCACAAAGACAAAGTGATAATAATTCATCTGCAAAATTTGATGAATTACAAAAAGCTGTAGATATGTTTAATGTTTTTGTTCAAAGAAATTATTATACATTTACAGTTAAATTACCACCAAAAGGAACTTTATATAGTTTTTCATATTTGGATGATAAATCAAATCACTTTAGAGAATCAAATACTTTAGAGTTAGATATAAATTCTTGGCAGTTAACAAAACATGATAGATTTGAAGATAAGCCATTAAATGAGCAATTAATTAGAAGTATGTTACCTCTTCACACTGGTGAATATTTTGGAATAATTGGACAAGTTGGTATGTTTTTAGCATCTGCACTTATGGCACTTTTCACAATTACAGGATTTATGTTATATATAAATAGACACAAAAAGAAAAAGAAAAAAGAGATAAAAGAGTAG